The Lepeophtheirus salmonis chromosome 13, UVic_Lsal_1.4, whole genome shotgun sequence genome segment TAGATGAAATTCAAGGAAGTTCAACCATTGAAATTGATCATGAAGTCCTCGAGTTTAACTATTTCCATGTTCCTAATTCTAGCTTTAGGTTAGATAATTTTGTAATCTGACTTTTTGTTATTGcatgtaattattaatattattctttattagtGTGGGGATTGTAAATCCGGAAAATTGGAGTTACATTAAACCGGGAGCAGAGGATATAAACATTATATCTGATATGCTCAGTCTTATAGAAAATGCAGATATTGCTCCATGGATTTATTGCAACGAAAATGGTATAATAAAAAACCAGAATTTGACATGGCTAATAAAACAAATCAAGAAAGGAAAGTGTGAGTCTAAAGAATCCTTGCATCATTTATCATGGGATGTAAAAAATGCACTTCCTGTCTTTAAATCATTAATGGCTCAGAATCTATCACCTCATGATTTCCCTTCAAGATTTGTTCAAACTGAAGGGGGGTTCACCATTCATACTGGATTTGATGAATTATCTAATGATCCatataattcaacaatttacAAAGTTATCACGAAGTATTCAAGGAAAAATTTCGATCAGCCTTTCTTATAtcttgataaaaaacaaaaccaaattaaaaatcGAATTTTGCCTAAGTACAAAATTGAtcacgatgaatttattttcaatgatgCTATTGAAATTGTGACTCGCCCAGAATTGGTTAAAAACAATCCTGTCGAAGATTTTGAAGAGCGTGCCCAATTACATTTGGTGAAACCATTTTTTGTTAAGCAAGGAAACAATCAGTTTATGGCTGGTATATCTGGAATAGAATTAAGTTATGAGTATTTAGCAAAGATTTTTTCGGATGCAACCAGCGAAATAAAAACAGATGAATATAATTGTTTCAATAACACTGAACTACGATGTGAAATCATTGACATCTCTGGATCAATATTACACTCCAATAGAGAGGATGTTGCTTTAGGAGATTTTTTGGGTTCTGTAGATCCTAATTTAATGAGGCATATGGTGGAAAAGCTCGAAATATTTGTGGATGAAAatcctataattaattatcaagcaCTCTGTCCTGATTCATTTGAATGTACTGCATCGGGTGTTAAAGTTTTGCCATTTTCTTTGGACCAAGCAGTGAAAGTTTGGTATTCATTTTTAGGAGTTTTTCAAGCACTTCAGATTGTAATTACCAGGTACAGAAGACTAATATTATCCAATTAAGTTAcagattaaatttaaatatatcttttactCCAATTCTTGAAACCCAAAAGTTTTCTCACGACCATTTATTCGTTCTCTGAGGGATCGTTTGGACTGTCACAATTCAATCACAAAGTACAGGAAGGTATTCATCGTTGTACAACGAAGACTTCAGTTTGGACAATTAATcccaatttaaagaaaagtgaGTTTCACGATAGGATGACTTCAACTTGTAGGTCAGAAACTGAATGTAAAAGGGACTTGCATATgttcaaacttaaaaatataaatggtcTCTTTGTTGTCTCAAATCCAGAATGCGCTCATTGTAATGCACCGCCTTTTCCGAAGGGCCCAGTCGAAAGTAAGACTTaacatactcttttttttttttaatatcccgtaatactttttattacaagtgagtagtaattattttcaattttatttaatctcattattatttttaagttatggCAACAGAAAATTGTCTTCTTCCGCATCGATATCGAAAGAGACAATCAGGCTGTTTTGCTCAAAGTGATATGGTAAActtggattgatttttttttttttttttgtatgtataataaagtttaattttgtttttcaggaAACATCAGAATGTAGCAAAGGTTCCATAAATTTACCGGGGCTTTGGAAAACTCTAATTCTGATGTATTTGTCATTATTGTCACCTATTTTCCTGCGAAAACTATTGTAATACAATGCAACGTCAATACCGTTCCTATCTGAGGcgatttatttaatgattgatTGTCTCGAAACAGAAactagatatataaatatctcataattttagatgagaaaaaaaacttgtcttgaaaaatatttgtgtaattGATTAGGTTTTAATTAGTCTTCCATTTCTATTACATTGAGCTGAATTTTGAAATGGTCTCTCAATTACAAAACATGTACTGTCCAATTCGAATACTGATTTTATTTGTACTACAAGGTGCAATTATTTAGTCAAATGTGTTGTGATTAAAACTATTAGTATTAGTagtattctttatataaatatttttaattttcagtctctattacatattatattaattaatttgtcatattaaaaagttgtgcccgttgaataaaaataataaaatattctaattagaACAATAATAAGATAAGACTGCTTTCTATTAcgtattatcatttataaataaatttacatataaaagcTATAATTCTTATCTTTTAAAACGAAGGATTAACGCACCcagaatttggaaaataaatatccaaatgGTTGTTGCAACAAATCCTAGAAAAACTACTTTCCATCTTGGGTCCCATCCCCTCGAGAGAATTCCTCTCATTGCTTCACAAGCGATAGTCTGAGGAAATATATAGCTGACGTATTTGAGACTATTAGGCATTCCCTCTATGGGCCAAACAATTCCAGATAATAGTAACGTCGGATAGAACAGCCCCAGAGCAACTTGTATCGCATCTTGTTCGTGATTACAAAGAGCACTTATCAATAAACCTAAAGACATACCACAAACTCCTTGGAAAGTGGTTAAGAGACCCAATAACCACAAAGAACCTACAGATGGTATCTGAAaaacataaatcaagaaaacTATGGCAAAAGTGACTTGGAAAATCACGACAACGAATTGGGCTATCATATAAGCCAACATATTTTCTGCTGAGGTTACACCAGCGACCCACGCTCTTTCTAGAAGACCATCATTTCTCTCTAAAATAAAGCTCTGTGCCGTCAATCCTACTGCCATAAAGAATGCAATTGACAAAATGATACCAGGTGCCATAAATTCAGTGAAGGTCGGGTTTATTGATCCATAAATtggtttttcatattttgctgGATAGCCTTCTACATTTTTAATGTCGTAACATTCAGTTAGTAATTCTTTACTGAAGGAACGGAAAGTTTCGtataaacttctttttaatGAATACATGACTTGCTGATTAGTTGTATCCaagtcaatatatatgtatgaagtattgattttttttatatccacaTCCTCCTTTTGAAAAAGGGCACCTAATCTCCAACGAAATGCATCTGAAAATCCGTTTAAAAAGTGAATAACTCCCCAATGTTTTCCAGCAATTACCGCGTCTTTGGCAGTCTTATATTCTTCATAGTGTACTAAATCAATTATGGCTTCAtcaactttttgcaaaaaaagacaactaatattttttggttgGTCATTCCCAGCAAAAGAAATAAATGGTATAGATTGATGATAGCATTCCTTTGCATATCCGTTGCATTCTTTACCAACAATGTCATCATTTACTACAGCCATACTTAATCCTTTGATATCTCGACCAATTGCAATGCAAAAGAGTGTGACTTGAATCGTGGGAATAATGAATTGAAATagaagaaatgtaatatttctcCACATGCGAACAAAGTTTTTCAGAACAAGTGCTTTCAATCGATGGAAAGCAAGTAGTGAACTTAAAcgtggacaatttttttttgatgggtATGGAATTGttacttttgaataattttcgcGAAAATCAGATACTTTTAGATTTAAGACTTCATCACTTTCACAAGTTTCACATGAGTAAATAGATATTTCTGATTCATCCCTCACGCATAAGTTGAAAAATACAGCCTCAAGAGTAGgcttattataaattttgagtaATCTAGACGGACAATTTTGAGCTAAAATTCTTCCAAATCGCATCATGCCAACCATATTTGCCTGTCTAGCCTCATCCACATAATGAGTTGTAACAACAATTGTAGTTTTTCTAATAGGGTTATTGCAAATGTCAACCAAATGACCCCATATATTACGTCTTAACACTGGATCTACTCCCACTGTAGGTTcatccaaaattaataaatctggTTCGTGTAAAAGAGCTACAGCTAGAGAGGCTCTTCTTTGATGGCCACCACTAAgtttttggattaatatttttttcttcggaAGCTCCAGTAATTCAACTAGAaattttgcccttttttttatttttgccttcGGCATATTGAAAATACGCCCGTAAAATTCTAATGTTTCCATAATCGTCAACTCCATGTACATTGCTAAATCCTGAGGCATATATCCAACTCTCTTCCCTGGCACACCTAAGTCTTTTGT includes the following:
- the LOC121128750 gene encoding ABC transporter G family member 20, producing the protein MTDFEGSEMDQLQIMKNDNEHDPRAAISVKGAYKSFGWGKKKVNVLVNLSIRITKGHIYGLLGPSGSGKTTLLQCVIGKQSLDSGSILVFGEYPGTKDLGVPGKRVGYMPQDLAMYMELTIMETLEFYGRIFNMPKAKIKKRAKFLVELLELPKKKILIQKLSGGHQRRASLAVALLHEPDLLILDEPTVGVDPVLRRNIWGHLVDICNNPIRKTTIVVTTHYVDEARQANMVGMMRFGRILAQNCPSRLLKIYNKPTLEAVFFNLCVRDESEISIYSCETCESDEVLNLKVSDFRENYSKVTIPYPSKKNCPRLSSLLAFHRLKALVLKNFVRMWRNITFLLFQFIIPTIQVTLFCIAIGRDIKGLSMAVVNDDIVGKECNGYAKECYHQSIPFISFAGNDQPKNISCLFLQKVDEAIIDLVHYEEYKTAKDAVIAGKHWGVIHFLNGFSDAFRWRLGALFQKEDVDIKKINTSYIYIDLDTTNQQVMYSLKRSLYETFRSFSKELLTECYDIKNVEGYPAKYEKPIYGSINPTFTEFMAPGIILSIAFFMAVGLTAQSFILERNDGLLERAWVAGVTSAENMLAYMIAQFVVVIFQVTFAIVFLIYVFQIPSVGSLWLLGLLTTFQGVCGMSLGLLISALCNHEQDAIQVALGLFYPTLLLSGIVWPIEGMPNSLKYVSYIFPQTIACEAMRGILSRGWDPRWKVVFLGFVATTIWIFIFQILGALILRFKR